A segment of the Deltaproteobacteria bacterium genome:
CACCAAGGGCAACGTCGTCCCCAGTTGCAAGTCCTGCAACACCGCCAGGAAGCACAGCCTGCCGTTCTGATCCGCCAAGGTACGGCCGCCGGCGGCGTCACGCCAGGGTCAACGCCGACCGCGCGGTGATGTAGATCCCCAGCATCAACAGGCCGGTGAAGAGAACCTGACGGAACCGCTGCTCCGAGAGCCGCTTGCGGATTCGCTGGCCCGCGAGCATGCCGACGGCCGCGGGGGCCAGGGCGGCCCCGGACCATGCGCCGAAGGACAGGTCGAGCACGCCGCTGCCTCGGAGCGCCAAGGCCAGCGCCACCGTCGACAGCGTGAAGAACACTCCCATGGCCTGCACCAGCATGTCGCGGGAGAGCCCGATGGCCTGGAGGTACAGGACACCGGGCACGACGAACGACCCGGTCATGCCGGTCAGGATCCCGTTGACGATACCGATCACGGGACCGGCCCAGGTTTCCTGCCTGGGTGTCAGCGCGATCCGCACGCCCGCCAGATTCAGCGCCGCATAAATCACCAGCAACAGTCCCAGCAGTGCCGACAGCCACGCCAGGTCCACCCGCGCCAACGCCAGGGCGCCGATCCACACCGTGGTCGTCGCCGTGGCGAGGAAAGGCCAGAGGCGCCACAGGATGGCGCGGCCGTTGCCGCCCACCGCGGCCTGCCACACGTTGGTGACGAAGGACGGCGCCAGCAACAGCACCATGGCGGTGGTGAGGTCGAAGGCCACGGTCAGCAGGCCGAGGCTCACCGTGGGCAAGCCGAAGCCCACCAGACCCTTGACGGCTCCCGCCAACAGGAAAACGCCGAAGATGATGGCGGCGGTCAGGGGGTCGGGCATGCCGGAGCGCTACCGGGCACCAGGCGGCACGGGTACGAGCGGTGCGGCACCGAGCCGGTGATGGGGTCGATGACGTCGTTGTCGATGATCAGGTTGACGTTGGCGCCTTCGGCGCTGAAGGGATCGTAGCCGGGCAGTCCCAGGTCGGGGCAGCCCTGCCACCAGCCGTGCATGACGCGCACGACTCCGCGAGGAAGCTCGGCGTTGAGATGCGCTTTCATGGTGACGGCCGCGACCTTCGTTTCCACGCGCACGGGCGTCTGCCCGGCGATGCCGAGACCGGTCGCGTCCTCGGGATGGATCTCCACCAGCGGCTCCGGGGTCTTGGCGCGGAGCGACGGCACCGACCGGTGCTGCCCGTGGCAGAAGTTGATGCCCTTGGCCGTGAACAGGGTGAACGGATAGTCGCGCACCACGTCGCCGCCGAACCCGGACTCGCTTGGGGTGAACTCCGGCAGCGGCGCGTAACCCCGTTCCTGGAACGGGATGGAGTAGATCTCCACCAGCCGCGAGCGCGTGTCGAACCCCTTCTCCAGGTACTTGCGGTAGCGCGTTTCCCGGGGCATGGACAGCCCGCCCGGGTGTTTCTTCAACCGCGCCACCGTGATCCCGGCGGGTTCCAGCATGTAGTCCAGCGCGGCCTCCCGGTCGCCGTGCCAGAAGTGCTCGTCGAAGCCCATCCTGCCGGCGAGGTCGAAGAGGATGTCGGCGTCGGAACGGCACTC
Coding sequences within it:
- a CDS encoding sulfite exporter TauE/SafE family protein; translated protein: MPDPLTAAIIFGVFLLAGAVKGLVGFGLPTVSLGLLTVAFDLTTAMVLLLAPSFVTNVWQAAVGGNGRAILWRLWPFLATATTTVWIGALALARVDLAWLSALLGLLLVIYAALNLAGVRIALTPRQETWAGPVIGIVNGILTGMTGSFVVPGVLYLQAIGLSRDMLVQAMGVFFTLSTVALALALRGSGVLDLSFGAWSGAALAPAAVGMLAGQRIRKRLSEQRFRQVLFTGLLMLGIYITARSALTLA